Proteins found in one Deinococcus misasensis DSM 22328 genomic segment:
- the rpsJ gene encoding 30S ribosomal protein S10, producing MVAPKIRIKLRGFDHRTLDQSAAKIVDTVRRTGAKVSGPIPLPTRIRRFTVMRSPFIDKDSREHFEIRTHNRLVDIESPTKKTIDSLMTLDLPTGVDIEIKTVGGAQ from the coding sequence ATGGTGGCTCCCAAGATTCGCATCAAACTGCGTGGCTTTGATCACAGAACCCTGGATCAGAGTGCTGCCAAAATTGTGGACACCGTGCGCCGCACGGGTGCCAAGGTGAGCGGACCCATTCCCCTCCCCACCCGCATCCGCCGTTTCACTGTGATGCGCAGCCCCTTCATCGACAAGGACAGCCGCGAGCACTTTGAAATCCGCACCCACAACCGTCTGGTGGACATTGAGTCCCCCACCAAGAAAACCATCGACAGCCTGATGACCCTTGATCTCCCCACCGGTGTGGACATCGAGATCAAAACCGTGGGTGGTGCACAATGA